In the Vespa crabro chromosome 22, iyVesCrab1.2, whole genome shotgun sequence genome, tcggaaaaaaaaatgggaaataACACATCGATGTCTAATAAAACGAATGACCGATTAATCaactttaattatcatttaattaaataaaagaaaaaaaaatatatatatatacatatatattagatatatgttTTGAAGAATCATTCAAAttgtcgaaagaaaaataagaataaagaaaataaagaggaaataaaatgtCGGTTTATATAACTCTAATCAAGTCCAGTTATCATTGCGGTTTACtagaaaaagatacaaaggaaaaaaaaagaatatatatatatatatataaaataatttctcgtaatatcgttatacgagttcttgaaagaaaaaagaacgggaagaaagaaaaacaaaagtaaaaagaaataataataataataataaaaaaaaaaagataaaaaaaataacacatcgatttattaataaaacgaatgaTCGATTAATCGACTCCACTTGCCAGGAACTTATTAAGTAATTCGAGTCTATCGAAAATTACCAAGTTGCCAACACCGGTAAATTCTTGTCAATCCGAGGATGTACTGATCTGCATGCGTAATGTTAACCTGGATATATCTGATGACtcgttaaaatcgtaaaataagCTTtcgtatcgtttctatcgGCGAACGTTTTTTCCCCCCTCGCCGTTTAACCGTCCTCGATCTAAATTCGCAGAACGAGCCAATGGTGAATCGCTAAATGTATTCGATACGTCACACATACTGTCACTGTCTATCATCCTATCTCAtttgtattcgttattatcgttactactaCTTTTACATCTTATACAAGTATTTATTAAACTTTAAGTACTAACGactttatttctaattatatatatatatatatatatttttttttttttattttatttttgacgaTTTTGCGCTTAACACCATTAACATGTATCATTGTAATATCTTAaaattatacgtatttatctaaactttatatattatggcattgtttctattcttttataaatatgtatattttttcttttttttttattttctttttgacgaGTTTGTTTTTCAGTCGATCATACACTTAACGCTATTCGCAAAATCATTACtcatgtatttattaaatttcagaTATTCCAGTGTTGTTTTTATTCGATTgactattatttcttattacatcgtatatttatatttatcagattgaatttaaaaattactttttattttgttttcaatgattttgtcGTTCAATCGATCATGAGCTTAAcagttttttcatttatcatcgCAATATCTTTAACTTGTACACTTGTTACGTTCTAATGCatataaatctctctctctctctctctctctctctctctctctctctctctttctatttctttctgtttttttttttttctaaaaacaaacgtaatactttttatcgattatattattattctcaaccAGCATATTTTACCACAAATTATTACGGTCGGTGAACAAAGTAGAAAAGTGAACAACACTTCGGTGATatattcaatctttttttcgtGATTAACGGTAAAAGAAACGGTACTACCATTGAATAAAAGCGTGAGATAAAATGAGAGATTTGGAATGAAGGAGAGAGGTTgggaggaaggaggaagagtTTAGGAGATAAAAACTTTCATACGTAGCCCTTCGTAACGAAATAaacttgaaaaaatttatcgatcattACTCAAGCATTCTGTCAGATTCAGAATCCAGGCAAGTCGTAACCAATTCCGCAAAGTATtagacatagaaaaaaaaaaagaaaaaaaaaagaaaaaatagaaaaaaaacaccCGTTGCTTTTAATACCTGTTTATGCGTCATTATCGTTGCCTTGATCGTTGTTATGTTTTATCTGGAACAACAGTGCAATATGAGAGagattaaatgatatttttttttctccttttaaacagtgagacagaaagagagaaagagagagagagagatagaggaaaaaaaacaattgtgGAATCATTTACGTCTCGATagtataatgatttttaatgatttatttcttaGGGCGTATCTAAAAATTTCtatgttttcaattaattagatatttttatgaattatatttaaaaaaaaaaaatatatatatatataaataaataaataaataaataaaaattattaatatcaaacgagacttaagtttaataattaattcgacgTTTCATTTTGTactcttaaaatatttcaggCGTATAatcgtgaatattttttttcatatatttatctttttcttctctttttatcggtTCTACAACAAAGGAAGTATTCAAACGGATCGTTAATTTACGATCATtttgaaataacaaatatcGAAGGATAcgatatgtataaatttttgttcgataaaatgaaataaattttgaccgtaaaaaaagaaaacttatatcgaaattattattattatgcttaattattttaataataaatatattaaatgtatatgaaataataataataaaaagtaatgtaCTGAAAGACATATGATTACAAGATTGTGcataaacgaaattaatagcttttgttttgattaaaatgaaatatttaaataaataaaatatttgaattaaataaactgttattctatatttctttttttctttttttgttattataaattaattccaaaaatctttcgttttcaattattaacagacatagtaacgttaatattaagattgttacatttatttttatatattttatatattacattacatataaatatacacgttgatatctcattaattatcaactacacgtcaaataattatttgattgattttttttttaagacaaacgattaaaaatataccaagtattcgataataaatattaaaaatcaataaccactcaattttataatattttgtattttttaaatattgtacACATAAAATCGCGAAAgccttttttaatatataatcttaatttcttaatatacatacacacacacacacacacatatatatatatatattcaatttataattattctctatatataatatataatatataatatatttttatatataaaaatttatttataaatatatatatatatatatatatatatacataaaatatatttaataatttatatattaataatttatataaaataatttacatattaaatatatttaaaaatttatttatatatgtatgtatatgtatatatatattttatttttttatttttatgaaataaatttgttatgaCGAAAACGATACGTTTATGTTTACAGATGGTGGATATAAAAGGAGCAATTGGCGCTAACGAGCTAACAGATAAACAGTCCGGTCTTTACCGGGCTTTACTTGCGGAATTTCTTGGTACGATGCTGTTAAATTTCTTCGGTTGTGGATCGGTCGTAACGAAAAATGTTGTGGCGATAAGCCTTGCATTTGGTTTGACCGTGGCCGCTGCAATACAATCGATAGGTCACGTTTCTGGTGGTCACGTAAATCCTGCCGTTACATTTGGCTTAATGATCATTGGAAaggtataaatttattatttaatatcaataaaataatattattaatttttcttgtatacaaattttaatataattctttctctcttttctttccatttttttttttttttgaaaataaattaattaaaacctTTCACTGTCTGTCTCTATCATCTTCGacattcgatattaatatgataatcaTTAATCATCGATTAGTCGTTTACAATTGCCCCCAAAAATGTATCTTAACAGTTAGGCGGCATGATTTATCACGTTTAttcaaacgttattatcaattaatgaGGTAAGAGGAACCTAATGATACAGCGCGATTGAATAAATTATCACATACGTTGTGGCGTAATGGTTAATACATAATAGCTCTCTGATGGATATATAATTACGTTTGTCGGATAACTATATAAAGACAACAGAATAGGAAAACATATTCTATTATGTTTCTtcaatatatctatgtatttatcagatttatttttatactttccatatatatatatatatacctcgaataattaatatgattaatcaGGAATGATTTTATGTGACAGAAGAGAGAGCGACagtgagacagaaagaaatagCGAGAGCGAGAcagtgagatagaaagagatagcgagagcgagatagacagaaagagagagagagagagagagagagagagagagaaataaataaagagaaaaaccagaaaagaaaatacaacaTAATCTTTCAGTCTAGGCATCATTtttgcattattttttttttctaaaaaaatatttcaaatccttggaaaaaattattttatatatatatatatatatatatatatatatatatatatatatatatatatatatatttatgtgtgtgtttatgtatgtatatatatatatatatatatatatatatatatatatatatatatatatatacttacagatgatgtagatattaattttaaactcaattattaatttttgaaatttttaaatgatatataatttaatttttaactcTTTACGATTAGAATGGGTTAAAAATTGTCCTGATCTTTTgcttagcttttttttttttatgcacgGTGGGATTTTGTTGAAAAAttccaaattattattattatcattatagttaAAATTCCGTACAACTTGGATTTTTAGTTTCTCAAAGATTTAAACAAAcatggaataaataaatgtgttatatatcgttacctttttcttttcctttttctttttttttttttttttgttctaggTACCAATCATTCGTGGCTTTCTTTACGTTTTGGCTCAAAGTGCCGGTGCCATTGCCGGTTCGGCAGTACTAAGGGCACTTTCAACCGAAAGTATGGAAGTCAGTCTTGGCGTTGTATCACTTGCCGATGGGGTTACACCAGTTCAAGGTCTtggaattgaattttttttggcATTGATACTGGTTATGGTAGTCTGTGGTGCCTGCGACGGTGCAAAGCCTGACAGTAAAGGAATAGCACCATTGCTGATTGGACTTTCCGTTACCGTTGGACATCTAGTTGGTGTAAGGGATAATtctaatttgttttctttttttctatcttttttttttttttttttttttttttttttttttttttatttttatagaaacagtacaataataatgtgatAAGTAATGGAACGTCGACCATTAAGTACATGGTATTtgataatttcttcttttttttttctttttttttttatatatatatatattttctcttcttttttttttttctttgatataacaaagatttagaatattttacagactacatatattcgatattaaaaagtaatatgagaaatgtttatttaaaatctaaaagacataataaaaagttataatgagtgaaataaattcgaatgaaacaaatgaaatataataaataatctttatcgttattgttaaaaaaaaaaaaagaaaaaaaatatatatatatatatagtacatctaatcaatatatttgtttacatCGTCTATATGCAATTATCAGCATTGCGTTTGTAAAAatctaatgaaaatttaaatttacacGTTCGAATAGATTCAAAtgaattcgaatgaaaaaataaagtctaacaaatatatatatatatatatctaaaaaaataaatataatattgattaatcattatattatttacccCGTATATATcatcaatataaaattaagttCGACAAAACTTAATGaaatctaataaaaagaaaaattatatacttttgaatagaataaaatgagtgcaaatgaaaaaaaaaaaaaaaaaaaaaaaaataaataaataaataaacaaaaacatgAAATCTAATAAacattctatattattattataaacaaaaaagaaaaaaagaaacgaacaaaaaatgaGTTAGACCAATAACTATACTCGTTTATTCCATTGAGATATATGTCGACGTATAttacgtaaaaatattaaacgatagaaaaagaaaaaattatcgaaatatttaatcatgTCTGACATTTTAGGTTCCAAGAACAGGTGCTGGAATGAACCCAGCACGATCATTGGGAAGTTCCGTTGTTATGAATGCCTTCAATGATCATTGGTTATATTGGGTTGGTCCTATTCTTGGTGGACTCGCTGGTGGTTTGATCTATACACATGCTGTTGGTCcagcaaagaaagaagaaatatctaCAAGGCAATACGCGACCGTAGCcatggaagagaaagaggtatgatatttaagaaatatttatacaatattgtaataaattacaCATCTACATggtactatattatatatatatatatatatatatatatatatatatatatcactttaaatatatgcaatgtctttttttaaaaatatattcgaagatATTTTCAAACCGAATAACTTTATATCTACATCTTAAAGAAGTAATccacgaattaaaaaaaaaaaaaaaaaaaaaggaaaagaaaaaaaaaagaattataacagATTAATTAGATACGGCGacgatgaagaaagaagaaacaaaaaaagggaaataaataaataaaggctATAATTAATTAAGGATCAAGTTTGAATcgacattttaaaataaattatactttaGATTAGATATTAGAtggataaatataatgatcgaagttattcatatatattgatcaattaattattacaaaaaataacaattaaaaaaataaataaataaataaataacataaaatatcgatcgaacgaacgatcaaatattgaaaaaaaaataaaaaggataatagataatagataataaatattaattcaattaactGTACGACATTTTACTACATTAAAGTCGagttaattaattcgattaaaaaaaagttaagtTATTCGGTTTAAAAAGTAAATCCTTCGACGATTTGTAAAACTGATAGAATTTTATAGCATTGATGGATATCTAAAAATGCATACGCgtttaataagagaaaatcgattatttatcATCGTTCGGTGTTAAATCATTTTCACATACGTTTTTATCATCGTCTCTATCTCGCAGAGGTTCGAGTACATAGACAGCGGAAGAGGAGGACTCTAAAGAGACCaacaaaacgagagagagagagagagagagagagagagagagagagagagagagagagagagagaaagcgaacaaaaaaaaaagaaaagaaaaaaatattcaaaaaagaaaacgaaaaaaaaagagacaaacaaaaacaaatacaaaaaaaaaacaaaaagaagataatcgaggtcaatgataaaaatacgGAAAAACTATTGTTTTACAGCTCCAGAATCTTACCGGAAGGAAGAACGTCCATCCCGCTTGAGCGTCACTAATTAATCAACCACATATATGCCAATTTACTAAAATCTTCCTttgattgtttctttttcattttttttttctcttttatacttGCTGCTGCCTTGAAAAACGATCGACATGAACAAATGAGGAGATGGGTTAACTGGTTAACTgcatgtaataataatcgtacggAATgacacattttatataatacatgtaataaaatgtgtcatatatatatatatatacacacacaggcgcacacacacacacacatatatatataaaattcttatatatctcttattttgagataattaataattaataacaatgaaaagtttactaatataattttatagaaaaagaacaaaaaataccgtaaaaaaaaaaaaaaaaagaaaaaaaagaaaaagaaaaaaagaagcaaacaCCTGGACAGGCCAAAgacgattaattatataattacgaaACGCATATTGACACACCTGTGACAACTTTGCTTTCacgaattataatatcgttaattgttaattaataataatctcgaATTATCGTTCTACGGTTTTTTCCGCTTACCCAACGCATGCTCTCCACGCCAACGACTTATCTGACGACATTGACGACgatcaaaagaaaatggaaatcgaaaagaaaaaaaaacgaaaagcaaaaaaagaaaaaacaaacgaaaagcaaaaaaagaaaaaagaaaaaaaagataacaacaaaaaaaaaccagaaaaataaaaaaagaaaaaaaaacatttcgcCAAATCGTCTAACACAATTGTATTGTTATCCCgcttatccttttttatattctcaaAATAACATTTCGTATTTGATTGCTTACATTAAGGGCGGAGAGAGGGGGGACAAGAAGGATCAAAATCCTGATTCCGTCGaatcatcgaaaaaaaataaaaaataatagaaaaataaaaaaaaaatgaaaaaggataagagaaatgtatttataaaatatatatatatatacatatatatatatatatatatatgtatatatatataattccatATAGTTATGGTAACAACCAattcatttcttattaattaagtttttcatattattcacaataaatgaaaagattactttcataatataacatatattatttaatctatCGAccgttaacatttttctttctttgttattattattattattattattattattattattattattatcatcatcattattattatcattaatattattattattattattattattattattattttttcttttttctcgtaaaTTCAGATATCGAAATTCCTTTtccgaaaatatttatataaaccgAGATGATGTATACATGATTAACATTAATACGACGACAATTAAAatgtacattttaatatatgcaAGCTACCATCTGccatagaaaataaagtatattatatattgtataaaactGTACAAtcgatgtttatttattttccaggGTGGGatgtctgaaaaaaaaaacgaaaccataaaaaacaaaaccaaaTAATAAGACCAATGAAGTTTAGCATGTACAACATATTTACTAATATCTAtataccataataataatcatatatatatatacatatacatatacatatacatatacatatacatatacatatagatatacatatatatatataaataattttttttcttctttttcctttgttctttttttatccgataaagataatttcaaataGTCTTAAAACAATtcttaatatgtatatatgcaccaCCATTCTTCTTGATTTCGTAGTAAACTTTTAACTACACGCTAGaagttacatatataaatatgtatgtatgtatgtatgtatgtatgtatgtatgtatatgtaacttcatattttattaaaatgacgTATCCATTGATCACTCGAAActaattcattaaaatctttcatttagAGCATTTAAACATACATTTAAACATATCCGACAAAACTTGTTCAATAAATCGCTAAAATGTGTGCCactacttaaaaaaaaaaaagaaaaaaaaaaaaaaaaaaaagaagtcgatTGTTTCCAAATAaatcgttaatttatttttctgtctttattccctgttttttcttttcttcctttttttttttctttcctttccttctctccttatttttttcccccgaaataaaatgtataggACAATAACgcgtataattaatgaaattgtggatatgattatttaattcGTATAACGATCGTTCAACAGTTATTtcattgaaggaaaaaaagaaaagtatgtgtgtgtatgtttgtatgcgctcgcgcgcgcgcgtgtatgtgtgtatgattATAGCTGTTaacaaacgaatgaaatatctCGATagaatgtacatatgtatgtatgtgtgacaATACAATAATGTTTATCGGAGAATATTAATTCTAAAGTCGGTTGTCGGACTTTAATGTCACGAAAAAAAACCACAtgtatatctaaaaaaaaaaaaaaaaaaaaaaaaagaagaaatagatcattttaagatgcacttttttttttaaaagtagtagtaatagtactagcagtaataattgtagtagtagtagcagtagtagtaatagtagtagtagtagtagtatcgTAGATCCATTTTGAGAGacactttttaatataataaaataatcccGCAATTTAACCCTCCATCTGCGATAATTTATCCTCGAGACTGTCCTGACTGTCATTGGTGTCGTTCAAATTAATCGACTCGTTCTCATGATGCAACTCGATAACCGAATCCTCCaatgtattatcatttttctgtACGTCGAGAACATTGTCCGATGGTTCAAAAATATCCGTCGACTCCGACAGATCTTGGGTGTCCAATGTCAAAGATGATTCTTGATTATCGTCCTGTTCAACGATCTGTTCCGTGGTATGTTCCAATTCAGGCTTAAATTCAATAACCTGTGTATCCAATACGTCCATGCTTACGACCCtttgaattttcaaattttcttccttatcaTTGATAGTTTCTTCCTCGGTTATCGTAGTTTCCTCGATCTCCATTGGCGTTGTAGATCCCGTTACATGAGACGCGGCTTTTAATTTATCACCAGAATAAGAAGACTTTTGAGAATTATCACCGACCCCTGAAATTTGTGTAAGATTTGTTAATACTGTTTCTTGAATTTTCGCAACTGTATCAGCCGAATCGAGTATGCTGCTAAGTTCCCGATTCATTTCGTCAACCTCCGATGTTTCCTCAGATTTAACAactattatctttttgttaCCGTATACTTTTGAGCTTGTCAAGGTAGCTTGTCTAGTTTCTTTACGAGGTGTACAAATAGGAGTGGCCAATACCAAGGCTGTCGTCGTAGTAGACGGTGGTACGGTTGTCAATGTAGGGACCGTTGTCGATAACGAAGGAACTTCGAGTTGTACGGTATCCGTTGTTATCGTAGTTGTAGTCGCTGTAGTCGTTATAACGggtaatttttgaaaattatcctGATTCTCATCTTTAGTATCTTGCTGTTCGTTATCATCCTTCTCGGAAGAACTGGTAAAGGTAATTGGTTTAACGTCatcgttatattcctgttccTCGTCGTAAATACTTTGTTTCCTCTTAACGAATACCCTCTTTAATGGTAATTGTTGTTCGTCCTCAGATTCATCATGTCTTTCTGGCAACATCTCGTCTATCGGTTCGTACTCCTGTTGTTTTCTAGCTTGTAATTCCTCGATCTTAAGGCGTTGCTGTTCAACACGTTTCTCCAATTGTTCCAATTTCTCTTTAGTCTCTTGATCGTCCTTCGTAAGACCACCACTTATTTTTTGTCCTACCGTTGTTGTCTTCGACGTTGGCAATGACATGTTAGACGATTGTGAGGTCTTTAATTCGAACTTTGGCGAGTCGGTTGCCATAGTTTCGTTTGTTTTCAATGTGGTAGTCGTTGGCCGTGTATCCTGAGAGGATTGAAGAACAGCCTGTACCAATCCAGAAGTTTTATCTAATGGCTTTTTAACGATAACTCTTTTAACAACATTACCGGTAGGTAATTTAGCCAATTCAGCTGGATCTATTACCGTACCATCTGGATTCATGATTACCTCTCTCGTAGTATCACCCTGTCGAATGATTCTACGTACTATAACTCTTTTCGTGACCTTATGTCCACCCGATGATGTAGCTTGGGTTAAAAGATTGGACAATTCAGCGACGGATTCTTTCCCGGTTGACGTTATGGATGACGTTTCTACACCGGTATTACCTGGTTTCCTAACGACGAATCTCTTGAAAACCTTAACCGTATTAACGGATTTCGATGTAGACATGTCTGCTTTTTCATCCTTGGAAGATACCTGTCCCTGTGAGCTTTGCGACGACGTTTGAGATTTGACGGTTTGACCACTGCTAGATGACGGTGTACTATCCTTACCATGTTCCTGATTAACATTTTGATGCTTCAGAGGTATTTTGTGTTCTTTAAAGACAGAGGCAACGATTTTTTGTACCTGTGCCTCTGTATCGTCAATTCGTGTCTTTTCATCCTTCAATTGTTGCGCCTTTACATTGGATGGCGTATTACTAGGACTCGCTTTAGGTTTCGTATCTTGTACCTCTCTACGTTGAACGGGCatcaatgtttttatcgtCTTCTTCATCATATTACCATCTTTACCTCTGACATATACTACGTGCTCTTTACGATCCTCTTTCTCGACTCTATCGGCCTCTTCCTCGCTCTCGGTAGGCTTACTCTTCGgaagttttttaattatgtatgcCGGTGGCTCGTAATCGTCGTCGCCATCGGAATAttgttcctcctcctcctcctcctcttccgaATCCAATTCAATTTTACTCTTATTGTCCGGCTGTAAACCGTCCGGTCCCATTTTCTCGCCTGCTTCTATGTGCTGCTTTATATGGGTAACATAATCTGCCCTATTGCGACATGATTCTTGACAAACGTCGCAGGTCAAGCCCATGCCGCTCCGTTTAGTATGAGTCAAAAGATGTACCTCGAGGCTCTCCTTACGTTTAAATGCCTTGCCGCAATCCTCGCAAACGTGACGCTTCTCGACGGAATGTGTACGCATGTGTCTTGTTAGATgatgagataataaaaaggtACGCGGACATAGTTTACAAAGATACGGCCTATGTCCTGCATGGGTTGTCAAATGTCTCGCCAATTTCGTACTTGTACGGAACGCTTCCTTACAATACTCGCAAACAAATGTCTTGTCCTCGTTGTGCATCATCTCGTGACGTTCCAAGCCCTGTTTGTACGAGAACCGTTTGTTACAGATATTGCATTGGTACGGTTTGTCCTTCTTGTGTACCGTGTCCTCGTGCTTTTGCAATTCCTCGTTGGTAAAAAATTCTAGCTCGCAGTGCTGACATGGAAAACGTAATTCGTCACGATGTAACTTTTCGTGTCGTTGTAACAAACTAGTACGTGAAAATTGTTTGTGACATACCTGACATGAATATGGCTTCTCCTCGGAATGAGTTGCCATGTGCTTGCTCAAATCGTATTTTGAGAAAAACATACGGTCGCATTCGGTACATTTGTAATTTCTGTCCCGATGGGCACGCTGAATGTGCAAGGCTAACGCCTGCCTAAGTGGGAATGTACGTTCGCATTGGTCGCAAGCGTGAACCCTTATCTCACCGGGCTCCAACTTGGCCCTTTCCTCCTTCGTATCGTTGGTCTCTTGTTCACCCTCGCTACCTGGATCTTGATCCTCCTCATAGAAATCGTGACGGGACTCGCTCTTCTCCCGTACTTTCTCCgattgtctttctctctccctttccctttccctctccctttccctttccctctctctctccctctctctgtccctgTCTCGTTCTCTGTTATCACGTCTATCTCTGTCGCCATTATCAACACGCGGTTTCTTCGAACTCTCATTTTGCCCTC is a window encoding:
- the LOC124431631 gene encoding aquaporin AQPAn.G isoform X2, with product MVDIKGAIGANELTDKQSGLYRALLAEFLGTMLLNFFGCGSVVTKNVVAISLAFGLTVAAAIQSIGHVSGGHVNPAVTFGLMIIGKVPIIRGFLYVLAQSAGAIAGSAVLRALSTESMEVSLGVVSLADGVTPVQGLGIEFFLALILVMVVCGACDGAKPDSKGIAPLLIGLSVTVGHLVGVPRTGAGMNPARSLGSSVVMNAFNDHWLYWVGPILGGLAGGLIYTHAVGPAKKEEISTRQYATVAMEEKERFEYIDSGRGGL
- the LOC124431631 gene encoding aquaporin AQPAn.G isoform X1 translates to MVDIKGAIGANELTDKQSGLYRALLAEFLGTMLLNFFGCGSVVTKNVVAISLAFGLTVAAAIQSIGHVSGGHVNPAVTFGLMIIGKVPIIRGFLYVLAQSAGAIAGSAVLRALSTESMEVSLGVVSLADGVTPVQGLGIEFFLALILVMVVCGACDGAKPDSKGIAPLLIGLSVTVGHLVGVPRTGAGMNPARSLGSSVVMNAFNDHWLYWVGPILGGLAGGLIYTHAVGPAKKEEISTRQYATVAMEEKELQNLTGRKNVHPA